The window CCTTGAAAATTAATGTGGTAGGACCTTTGAAGTCAGGTGTCTTCACAAATGATCAGCTTTTGTTTCACAAAAGGTGATGCTAATGTAAGTTAAACTCTGGGCAAGATGCCGGTACCATCTCTCTACGTAAAACCTTTAAATGGCATCTTACATAGCCAGATTGTAGCAAGCCTTGCATGAGAACAGACTTCAGTATCTTTGATGTTTCTTCTGCTCTCGTCATGCAcgcatttccttttccttcaagTTTGTAGGACATTAAAAACTGTTTATACTATGATATTTATGGAAGTAATAAGGGGTGGTTTGCAGAGATGGGTTCATGGTTTTCACTTTCTGTGGTTTGTAACTTGAGCTCATTGTTTAAATTATCCAAATAGCTTGTATTCTTGATGTAGCTGtagtttttattaaaaaaaaaaaaagaattggcaAATGTTAATTGCACTCCACTTTTTTATAATGGCACTCCCACTATCATTTGTATCAATGTGGTTTGAATTGTTGTGCGACCTGGTCATGGTTGTTTTAGAATGTTATACAGGCTAATCTGCAGCTTAAAGTTTCttgaaagccaaaaaaaaaagcattcttTCTTTCTAATTCATGTTGTATGCATCTTGACAAAGTTGTCTAGATGTTTCAAACCCTTTGCAAGTCACATATAATGGAAATGATGGAACCCTATTTGGAAACtggtatattttggaaaaagttGCTCAAGTGAATTCAACTTTCATTGTTCATGATCTAGTTGAGATTGGGATTGCCTGACTTTCCAGTTGAAGTTTACAGGTCACACAATATTGAGCTAGGTGCAGACCTTCAGGTTCTTGCTGCcattttttttctagttttttgtGGTTGGATATGTCAATGGTTGCATTTTGTTATGCCTGATGTCTTGAGTTGTCTTTTTGTGAAAATATACTTCTCAACTTTGAAGATTGTTTTATTATTCCCACCTTTGCTGGAAAGGAATCTAGAAATACACTTCTGCAAGTGGCAAATAGGATGATCCACTGATTGGCTGAAGAGGAAGTATAATGTTTTGGCAGAGATTGGAATCTGCtttaaccttttttttgtttggtagGGTTGGGTGGGAAACTATCGATTAACTGAACATCAATGGGATGAGCCTATTTTTATCCTATGTCCTTTCCCCGTGTCTTGTGCATGCTATATCCAGTTTCAGAAACAAATATTGAAGGGCCTTGAATGAATGTTATGTGTTAATATTTCAACGTGAAATCCTTACCGTCAGAGCACCATCTACAGCCTGTGTCAACATTAAAGTCTGGAAAGCTGTAGAGGACATGCACTCCCCATTTTAAATATGTTCACGAATTTCAGAGTGCTGTATTTCTTAATTCTGggattgtttgttttttttaataatattgCAGATCTTAATTCAATTTTAAGCATATCCTCATTTGGTGCTTGTTGGGTTCTATCTGCAACTAAATACTAATACATTCGTTAATTTGATGGGCTTTGACTTCAccaaattttgtttatttatgcCAGAGATGTGAAGGAAATTAAAGAGTCGGAGCAAAGAGCGCATGCTCAagctaaaattttgagaaatacttTAGATGAACACGGCCTTGAATTGAGAGTGAAGGCTGCTAAGGAAGCTGAGGCAGCTTGTGAGGAAAGGCTTGCCGCTGCTGAAGCCGAGAAAGCTTCTTTGAGGGATGAAGTAGATGCCTGTGACAGGTCATTCTTCTTGTCATGTTGAATTCTTGGGCACCCTTACTTCTTGATCTTCTTGGTGCTGCTTTTTGTTGGTTTATCTTCGCTGCTGTATTCTCAATCTGTCTTTAAGAATCAGAATCTATTAAATATTGAATCCTTGCTGTTCATGCAACGCTTTTCCTAAGCAATCTTGTACCTTAGGTATATGTATCAAAAACTTTGTCTAGAGCATTGAAGTGGGCATCATGTCTGCCACTTCTACAAGCAGCTTATTATGTGTCAAAGAAGATGGGAACTGATTTAATGATTTGAAAGTTACCTCTATTTTACTGTTACCAGGGCAGGAACAGGTATTGGAAGTTAGTGATGAAAAATTGGAGCTTTACATGCTGAAGCAAGGAATTTTACAATGTTAGGGTTTTATGGCATGTTTATGGAACAGGTTTAGAGTTATGGAGCATATATGAATGTCAAACATGTATGTTTTACATATTTTCCAGATTCCCATAGCTTTCCTGAACTTGGTTATCGTCAATGGCTACCAATCTTGTGTGTGGTGATGATGTTTCCGTGGGGATTTGGTGTATTGCTACAGCTGTATCAGAAAAGCCCAGTTGCATGAACAGACTAATGCAGTTTTACTTTGCCACAGGGATGTTTTAAAGCTTCAAGAGGCTATCAAACTAAAAGAAGCTGAGGCAGAAGCATATATTTCTGAAATTGAGGTATTTACTTACACTTGGACCCTGAGAGATATTTCAGGTAATCTTCTTTATTGCCATGGACATTTCTTGTAAGATCTTGTTTGACCATATATTTCTGATTTACTTTTATGTTCAGACTATTGGTCAAGCATATGAAGATATGCAGATGCAGAACCAGCGTCTCTTACAGCAGGTGACTGAAAGGGATGATTACAATATTAAGGTCTGTCTTTAAGTACCTTCTCCGGGTTTCTGTTTTTAATCTCCTTGTGCCATCTAGGTGAAGTAGCAGGACTGATTCTTGGTTTTTGTTTTGCAGCTGGTATCTGAGAGCGTGAACGCAAAGCAGGCACACAATTTGTTATTGTCTGAGAAGCAAGCATTAAGCAAGCAACTTCATCGAGCTAACGCAATGCTGGACTCtctgaaattgagaatttctCAATGTGAAGAGCAGGTGGGATTTCTTTTGGGTAGTTCAATTTGATCGATAATTCTCCTTTTACAGAGATGGAAATTTGCAGGTCAAAGTTCATCTGATGGAAGCTTCAAGGTACATAGAAGAAGATAGACAGCTTGCAGCAGACCTAGAAACTTCAAAAAGGGAACTAGTGGATGCTGAGAAGGAAGTTAAATGGCTGAAATCTGCTGTTGCATCATCTGAAAAGGAAAATGAGCAGATTGAACGAAAGAAGGCTGAACTTCTATTGGAATTGGAGAGTGAGAGGTGATTTTTTAAGtgaaggcttttttttttttgagtgcaTTTAATACTAGATCTTCTCCCTCAAAACTCTTTCTCCTTAACACTCAGGGAAAATTTGATGTACCTTAAAAACTCTTTACTAAAAACAAATACAGGCATGAAGTTGCAATACTGGGACAGAGTGACTTGATataattgcatagcattctTGCAACAAAATAGAATTAATGTATCACTTATCAAGCAGAAATGACATAATTTTTCACCTTAACTACATTATTGATAGAAACTACCAtgaaattcttgagttttggttgcCAATCGCATATGCAAAATTGATGGTTCCTAGCTTAGTGGACAATCTGTTGAGAAGAGGTTTCCTTAGCTTATTAATCATGTTACATGCTTGCCCAAACTTGTCTTGACTTATTGCAGTGTCCTTGGAACTGTGTAATGCTTATGGGAACTGCATAACGTGGGAGACTGCTGCTTTATCGTGCTATATTCAACTAGCTGGGTTTTGTCACGGATTGAGATTATATGCCATTGGTTGATTATATTCATGGTCATGCTTTTAACAATGTTGTTGGCCTTGAATAACAGTTTACAAGGAGGAGACTGTCATGCAGCAAGCTCAATTTTTCTTGGATTTAGATACAAGTTTACTACAATATTTCACTCGTGCTTGTAGAATCTTACTGCTTTTgcaattgtttctgtttatgaTGTGACAAGTCTTTCATGCATCTATGTACAATTTCGTTAGGTGTTGTGTATGTTTAGTCTGACTAACACTTTATGAGAGCAGAGAAGCAAGGAAGAAGATTCAGGAAGAGATTGCCACATGGAACAAATCTATCGATGAGATGACTTCTGAGAATGAGGAAGCTGAAATTCTGAGACTTCAGGACGAAATTAAGGAGTGCAAAGCTATTCTCAAGTGCGGGGTGTGTTTTGATCGTCCTAAGGAGGTTTGTGCACATGACATCTTTGGATCAAAGCTGTTCCTCATAATTCTGTTGAAATTTG is drawn from Coffea arabica cultivar ET-39 chromosome 1c, Coffea Arabica ET-39 HiFi, whole genome shotgun sequence and contains these coding sequences:
- the LOC113698515 gene encoding E3 ubiquitin-protein ligase BRE1-like 2 isoform X3, whose translation is MQEDNLSLLKQLQDLQNELKDDKCVYSSRPYTLLNDQLQHLNSEADRYKVLAESVQAERSLIIRREKELSVKAESAEAARKGVENLEAKIEELENQLHKSIVEKNELEVKMEEALQDTGRKDVKEEFQIMASALSKEMGMMEAQLNRWKETAEESLSLHEEVQSLKALVDSKTTEEKDLADRCAHQMGVIKSLKAYIEKMQKEKEELQIFVDMLGQQIYDNRDVKEIKESEQRAHAQAKILRNTLDEHGLELRVKAAKEAEAACEERLAAAEAEKASLRDEVDACDRDVLKLQEAIKLKEAEAEAYISEIETIGQAYEDMQMQNQRLLQQVTERDDYNIKLVSESVNAKQAHNLLLSEKQALSKQLHRANAMLDSLKLRISQCEEQVKVHLMEASRYIEEDRQLAADLETSKRELVDAEKEVKWLKSAVASSEKENEQIERKKAELLLELESEREARKKIQEEIATWNKSIDEMTSENEEAEILRLQDEIKECKAILKCGVCFDRPKEVLIAKCYHLFCNPCIQRNLEIRHRKCPACGMAFGQSDVKFVKI